The following is a genomic window from Liolophura sinensis isolate JHLJ2023 chromosome 10, CUHK_Ljap_v2, whole genome shotgun sequence.
TTTATCGGgctattttcaacagttttaacaTGAGTGAGATaggaaaatttcaattttggacACCCTTCTCAAGAAAAATGACCTCTAAACGGGCAAATTGGACACCTTGCTTCAGATTTCTGGCTAAACCCCTGAGCCGAAGGCTGGAGCCCAAAAACAACTGGTCAATTCATCAAGGCGACCTGATGACCCTGACAGGATTTATTATGggaaatagaaataaaagtcTCCTTCAGGGCCTCTAATCAACTACATAATGGACAATCAGTATGGACCAGTTGTTTGAGCGTTCATGTCTGCCGCTTTGCCTGTCAAACAAAAGGTCAATTCTGTAAGATAGTCCATTATTTAAGGGATTGAATCACCTGAcaggattttatttcattaagtgTAAGAAAACTAAAGAACCACAATTATCCTAGCTTAAAGGCCTTTCATTCCACTTGTATAGTTGCACGCACTTTGAAATTACGACTTGCAACACCACAATCAACTGCCAATTATGGTAGTTACTTGGAGCTGCCATTTTTGATCTCCTAGACTCTTCTTCTTTGTAGGTAGGGATTGTTTCAAGCACTTTTTATGATCAGGACAGTTCAACTTATATTTCTAAAAGCACTGTTACGATCTCCCATCTctattaaatgtaacaaaaagcaacaacaatatttgaaggggatagtacataaagaattttttaactTATTCCATGACAGAACACAGTTCAGTTCAATGTTGGCAGCTCCCAGTAATTAGCATAATTAGCAGTTTACCATGCTACCAAAAGTACAACCAACTATAGAATGAGGAACGAAAGCCATTTTAGCTTGGATACTTGTGGTTCTTTAGTTTTCTTCCCCTCAAAATACAAGACTgaggtaaaacagacaaaatgaacattctTCAACTCCAATTaggtcatgaaaaaaaaagagagaatgaAAAACTATAATATTTAACCCACCAATCACCAATGCGATAGATGGGAAGCAAATTGCCAAGGACCAAAATGCAGGCACATAAACTTTGTCCAGGATACattaatatcaaaaacaaatgctCAGTAAAATGCTTACTTTTCATTGCAGCGCATAGGCGCAGACCACCAAATGCTCTCTTCGGTTCAGTCTGCTGACCTTTCCAGCCCTTCCTCCCTGCCCAATTAAGGTTCAGAGCAACATTATGGGATATGGTTTGAGACATCACCCGTCTGGTCGCCTCCTTAAGATTAGAACCCCCGATGAGGCTGAGTTGATTGACCTACaataatattacatactggTATAATAACCTTGTGTTGTAAAGCCAAAATAGCATTGATGGTTacctatattgttttttttacatcctgAAGGTGATGCTAAGTGAAAATTTTCAAGCTGTAAAGCAATACAGTTGTTTGCCAAAAGTTGGCTAGGGTGGTGATGGGTTGGGTGGGAGTCAAGTGCTACTTCTTTGAACATGAAGCTGCGCTAACAAAAAACCCCTGGACCCGAGGGCTCAAGTAATACTAAGTGAATTCATCCCTCCTAATGCTTATCTGAGCCATGTTTATATGTGAGTATAAATTGTGCTtgaataataaattgaaattgaaattgaaattatcactcTAACTCCCCATACTAATTCTATTCATCAATCCTTAAGGTGAAACATCTCATGTTCCTGAAATATCATCTTGCAAATTCTGTGATGTTACTCAAGCTGCCTTaccttattttctttcttaacGGCACCTTAACATACTGCCACCCCCAACCCCCTTTCCATTTTCCATAATAGACCATCTTTATGTACTGCCATTGCCCTTCCAATCCTCTTCCGTTAATCATTATTATGTACCAAGCCTCTCCCCTAAATCCCCCGCCGCTGATAATAGTAATGTACCatgcttccccccccccccctccccatccaAATCAGCCGCTGTGGACCATATTTATCTATGTACTCCCTCCTCCATAGATTATTATGTACCATAAGACCTCCCACCCATGTCCCCCGCCCTCTACATCTACCGGCAGCCATAGgaaggtagaaaaaacacatAGAATAAAGTATAAGGCACAATAGTGACATAAAATTGCCATACCAgtacaaaaaaattatcagcCCACCAAGTTTCATTGAGGTAACTCAATTGGTTTTGACCACGACAATACCATTTGGAAAACACTGTAGCAGCTGGATCCAAATAAGAAATCCATCATGTCCACGAAGTTTCAACTCCGGAAATATCTGCAGCCATGTAACACCCAAGACGAGATGACACCCATGTAACACCCAAGACGAGATGACCATCCCAGCATGGCATCCGTTTTGTTTACCACGTTACAAGAGAATCCTGTGATGAGTTTAGGAGCAGATGCGTTGACAAGCTCTCTTGCTGGTATAGGCACATACTGTCCAAAATCGGACAAGAATTTACTATCATTAATATCTATCATAATAGGgcaaaaacttcagaaataatTGAAGCAGCATCTTGAAGTACGAGAAGATGAGTTGTCAGCTTAAGCTTGCTTACAGAtagatgaacagacagacatcaaCAAACTTACCAGTGATTTAGCAATTTCTTtatcttcaattttgttttccattccaTCCAGCTCTTCCATGGACTTTATTGGAAAGGTATCCATCACATCTATGGTGCCACTTGATGCCTCTTTGCTGATCATCGTGTTCAGCAGCTGTCTTTGGGACAAAACCTCTTTGCGGACTTCATCCAAAGATACCTGGACAGCACTGATAGCCTTTAGTATTTCTCTGTCTGTGGCTGAAAAAAGAGCATTATAACTATATTTAATGTACACGCTGTTTAGATTTAATGAAATCGGTCTACAGCTAGTGTTATTTGTTGTCACACAACTTTCAAGATCAGGCTGTTGATTTAGTTACATCATCGGTCCTTTCAGTGCGATGTGTCAGTGCgtgatgtaccggtatttaTGCTGTTGACTAATCACATTACCTGCACAATGATtgtctttttgcatttttgatacTATTTTGTGTACTTCACGCGTGTATTCTCGAATTCCGACTCATATCTATCGACCACAGCCTTGTGGCACTTGAATGTAAACAAATCTCCCTTGCTTGTCGCCCCTGCTTTTCAGAACGTCGCGACGTAATCAGTACGCTGCTTTATTCATACTTGCCCCTGATGACACATATTCCAGTTGATGCTGTTTATGGTTGTTTTACCGAATATTAAAAATGTGGCATTTGACCTTGAACTCCAAAAACAAGCcttacatgttaaatttgtGTAAGATAGGACACGGTACCTTGTCGATTGTCCAGTTGTATACCAGCAGGAACATGGAGGCTTGGAAAAGGTGGGGACTGGCGGGGCTGGGGGGAGATGTTTGCGTTTAACTGGTCCGGCAACAgcttcatcatcaccatcatcgtcTGTGTCGCTGTATAGTGTTCGCTCTTTGCGCCTGTACAGTAAGGCAATCGGTGCattataacatgtgtacattattgTTCACTATCAAATTATGATAGTgctcttgtcagaaaaaaaatgcgaGTTTGGAAGCAGCGCGATCTTAATTTGCTCTGTGAAGCAAGGCTGAGATCGTTCCTTTCAGTATTTCTGTTATATGATGGCGAGTCAGTATTTCTGGGCATCCCCGGGTGGAAGAAACCCCTGGAAGaaaccagggtaaaccaccgaccattggcaagtcactgacaacttctCCACATAATCAAAGGTGGACAGCAGGAGGTCTCAAACGAATTGCAGTCCATTAATACCAATATTACCTGATTTTTCTTGGTACTTACAAGCGTTGTCGTCCACCTTGCAAAAGATAGCCTCACGGCCTGGAATAAGAGAAACATTCCCTGACACTATGGGAAATCGATCCCGGGATGTCTTGACCAGCACTTCAGCAGCCAAGAGCGCTAGCCACTACTCCATGGCTGTGGGCGATagtgttttaagttttgatttgtttctcTTTATTCTTTACAGGAGACTTATTGTTGTAATAGTGTTGTTTTAATGCTGTTCTCTCTATGTACCTTCTTGCACCCTTCCCCATTCCAACTTCATCATCTGTTTGTATGTCTGAGGTTTCCTCGGCCATTCGAAGCTTTCTTCTGCCATCCTCATAGCTATCTGCATGGAAAATGCAGaacatttgactgactgactgattacaGTCCATTTTtattacaccgtactcatgagtatttcccttatatgacagAAGGTCAGTATTTATGGTTGGGTGGAAAAAAAACAGGGAAAAACCACCAGTTGACCACCagttgacctttggcaagtcaccgACAACTTCCCTCCTGTATTATACAGTGATGGAATGCGCTACTTCTCCAGCAAATGCGGCTCTGTTTTCACAGCGCTACTAGCATCATTGTTCTCGAAAAGTTTGAATTTGCATCCAACATGTTGATCACTGGCTTCCCTGCGCCACGGCCCACAGGCAAGAATATCTGAATTAGGCAATAAGATGATAGATCAATTGTGGTTTAAACCTGACTGACCAATTGTGGTTTATcccaggggggggggggggggggggggggcatttgtTCCCCAAGGCCTGGCACctatgcatttcattttcatattgtcCATTGTTATGTGTAAACAATACAGCGAACCGAGTTTTCTCAATTTCTTAGTTGTCAACACttaaacaagtatttatttttacctaattctgttcaaACCGCGCTGCTAAGGGGCATGTGTGGTAGTATATTTGcaatcacatgaacagttagaataaaaccctgtctgAGGTAAGTGACAGGGAGACGTTTTCATTCGGCTGTGTGAGCCAAATATCCCAATGTCTCACACACGTCACTGCTTTGGTTATTCTCTTTCCGCTGtacgttcattttgttttgttttaacatcatttaagtatttaatatcaccttacatgtatttgcacaacGGCCACCAACTTCATACATTGAGGAAACTAGAGCACTAGAAGTAAACCATTGCTTTGTTGCACACTTGTGATACCAGTTAAACATTTGCTGCACCAATATAAGATGCTTAATTGCTATCGTTAGAGGCTATCGGTGCAGCACCTGAGATGAATTTTTACATTTGCATGACACTTGCTGCACGACCTGTAAAACAATGCATGGAAAACCTGCCTCAAGTCATTCATCTGAGTGTGTTGTCGGCGAACATGATTGTAATGATTCACCATCACAgaggtttttttcattttttgatatcAAAAAGGAATACATTGGAGCTATTTTCTGATGGTTTGAAGGTCAAAACTGCCCCATGAATGTACAGTTCTGCAGCCTGCAGGTAACAAGAGACTAATTAATATGTGGTTTACGCGTCTTAAAATGGTTAGTTTTTTCCCTTTGAAGTATATGCAGCATTATTTAGAACCTTAGAATCACCATTTTCTGAACTGTATGTCTGACATGTAATATAATGagttaaaattaataatgaaacgTTTTACATGATACTCACCACAAGCAGACAGAATGCGAATGCTGTAACTTGGCCAAGTTTTGTCAGCTGCTACTCTGTCTTTTACAGCTTTAGTTACGTTAGACATATTGCGATACGGTGGCCAAAAAGTTTTTGTCTGAGACTGTAACCAGTTGGAAGCAACAAGCTCTACTTCATCCGTCTCCACAAAAACTACGACGGCATACATTGTCAatgacatgtatgtctgtaaataagAAAGGATTCACAAAttcagtacatttacacaaatcaCAATTACATTTGGGGTGTATGTCACATACAACATTGTTCTTCAATTCTTTTATAGTCCTTCACTAGACTTTAGAAACAATAATTAAACAGTGTCATGATTAGGCTAGTTCAAGCTTGGAaaggtttaaatacatgtatgtacagtatgtagataTTTATTGTCTAATAACTGAAGtacatttccattttcaatGACAATCCCTCTAGTTGGTCCTCtaatgttttcacaaatattagAAACTTGAACCACAGTATCATTaaatcaatatacatacatacatatatattggcaatGTCTGGGAAATAGAAAGTTATGGTAAGGCAGGCATTTGGAGCTTTCTCAACAAAAAGATTTGATCAAATTATCGCTCTtggattaaatttaaaaaacacacaaaaaagactATTGCTactgattctacatgtataagactcCAACCCTGCATAATGTCACGTGTATATCACTTTTCTGTACCTAACAGCCGTGAATAAGAGGAATTGcgacatgtacagttttatatgGCAACAACACATATTTCCGAACCACTTCCTGGATGGGAGCAAGCAACATGGAGGTTTGTCACAGAGGTCGGTGACCATGTGGATGTTGATTTCACTTGAATTGAGAGGGTAAGAGAAAAATGGTCTACATGATCTGAATGACTGATAAACCACCAGTAACATCAccacaatacaaaatattttttgatgaGGCAAACCCTTTGACCCTACCCCAACACAATTGTTGCCGGTTTCTGTTACAACACAGAAATGGTCCAGTTCAACTTCTGTGTATTGGACACAGTTCTGGTATTTATATCCCTGTGGAATTGGACCAagaaaatgtttgctttttcaGTCCACCATCAGCAGCTGTGGGCAATGTAGCAGCTGAGGGAGATATCTGAGAGATCTCTTTCAGTCTTGCGACAAGCTGCTGTAATGGCAAGCTTTTCTTCCGCACAAGCCGCTTCAGAGTTTTCAGGTGGTTTTCAAAAGGAAATGCTGATATTGTGTCAAGAGGACCATGTATTTTCACCTCTTGAGCAAGGTTGGACCAGATTATGGACATTGTACACGACCTGGGTCAGCACCGTAAAGGTGCGCAAAGTGTTGGACAAAGCTTACTAGAAGCTCATGTGCATAGCCCACTAACTGATAGCAGAGAGGACGGACTTATAAGTATGGTAATTCCGACTGAGAGCAGAGAAGAAAGTTTTGTACAACTCATCAGCGATACTGtcctttaaaacaacagttccTGTGTACAAAAGAAACATGCGGAATTCTGTTTGCCATCCATCGGTCTATCTCTGACAGTGAACGGGGTTTTCGTGCAAACTCCTTAGGTATAAATTTACACATGTGAAGCAAGGCAGCTGAAATGCGTAATTTTGTCTGAGGCCCTAAGCGGAATTGTAAGATGGACCCCTTATCAATAACACAAGGATACGACGCATTACACCGAGGCACACTAAGTGCATATAGTCAATTGGAAACTGTGACACCATAGAGAACAAATTGCAAAGCGGACTTGTTCCAGTGTGATGGTTCTTATCTTCCTGCTTTTCAAATGATTCATCAGTTCGCAGCGTTGCATGAGTTTCAGGAAATGTCATTTTCCCATTATACACGcctttttgtgtacatttttcacATGCGGAATAACCTGCGTGACacttgatttgtttgataaagGCACGTGCTGGTGCATCACAGATGAAGGATGTTATGTTAATCTGGTAATGCCTACCTTTGTATTGTATCCCCTCTAGTTTTAGCTTTGTATACTCTGTgataaaatctttcaaaaattcAGAAGGATCCTTTGGTTTTTCTTGTCCAACAAACAACCCAATGACAAACGGCTggcattttgcttcattttgtatCATTCCCAAAATAGGCCACAGCTGAGTGTTACTACTTTTGAAAATGGGGAGTCCATCCGTATTCACCTGAACATCTATGACTTTGATACATTCCAGATTTTTGTTCAATTCTATCCTTCGAATTACACAACCTTGGAGTCCAAAATGATAGTAAGAACCCCCACATATCTGCTTTATCCCCACAACATGTCCAGTATCCAAAAGAGTCCTGGGGTCTTTAGGTAAATTTGGATGATGGTTTCTAAGTAAGACTAATAGCCTGCCAACTGCTGTGTGAGTGATGTTATTTTCAACTGCCCATGCAGCTAACAAATCTGAcgacaaaacattttcttcctcTGAATCAGTACTACCGCAATCATTAAATCTATCACTGTCTACATCCATTGTTTGTATGCTGTTAGGAAATGTCCCTTCATTGTCAATTATGTCATATAATACATCATTGGTTTCTGCTTTGTCTgtgaatgtattattttgtttggaGCTAGCATTAATGTCGGTAGTGGTATTGTCAACGGAACAAGTGGCAGTATTGATAGAGACATCGGCTGTAGTACGGCTACTACTGCCAATGCCAGATGGAGTAGTACTACTGGTACTTCCACTAGATTGATCATTGTTATTACAGACAAATTCTTGACCTTTCACCAAACCATGCTCCAAAGCTGTCTGTCTACTTTGCTGGCCTTTAAGCTGACATGACCTTGAACTATTTTGAGCAATGCTTATATTggacagatatttatttacattttcatgtatccgCCTTCTTTTAGTCCAGTACGACATATTGTCAACTGACTTTGTTTAATAAGTCACATGTACTCACTATTTTAGTGATTCACTGATTGCAATCTGTGTCAATAAATAAGCATGGCATCAAAAACGAAGTAAAGAATGCAGCATGTCTGCTTTAGCCTTTACAATTTCAGTGCTTCCCAATGATTGACAATGTCCCCATGTAAATTTATCCTTGTCCGTGCCAAACTGATAATATAGGTAGACAGGGCCTTCGTTTGGCCTACTCGTATGTATCTATAATCTAGAAATTGAAAatggaaagtgaaagtgaaatgtacTGAATTGCCGTCActcattatgtttttgtaacaGTCTGTAGTTTTTACGTTTTCGTGATAAAAGTTCGAGACAATCTTACCGTAGCTCTAGGTAGCAGCCGACAGCTTTCTTGGCGCCAGATCCCAGAATTCACTGTTACAGAATGTTCGTTAAGGAATGGCTATCGTCCGGTCCGGCATTGGCCCGGTATCACGCCGGTGAGCGCACCGGAACAGAACGTCTCGTACATTTTAGGTCTCGTACTTTTGTGCTCGTTAAcccaacagtactcgtcagcctacatctTTCGGAGATTTCCGCTTAACTCCGGTCAAGGTACGGAAACTCCGAACGTTTTTCCGAGCGCTTACGAGCGATTCAAATCGGAACATCGCTCGGAGGTTTTCGCTCAACTCCGGTCAGGTGCAACAAGGCACGGAAATCCCCGACCAATGTTTCGAGTTGtgcgaaaacaaaatatgtcatatttttataatatctaCATGCAGCTTTAGCTCCAGAAAACAGTTATTTTCACGTTCCATGTAAACAGAAACTCACATTTGGTTATGTTGAAATATCTCAAGTTTAAATCAGTTGTAATAATTTGCCACTGTAtgctgataaaaaataaatagcccccccccccccctaaaaaaacaaacaaacaaaaaaaagcagaaaaaaaacacacacacacaaaaaatcaaaacaaaaaaacaaacaaaaaacaaaacacaactcaatattattctttttatttctttggaccCAGGCCTGTGCAAACTTATCTAAAGAAAATTTTGCGCTTCGTGGGACTTGACGGGATTTTTTAAAGTCTCCATAACGGCAAAGCTTCATTGGGTCAGCAACGGGCAAGTTACGGCGATATTTAATGGCTCAATAATGGCCAGCCAATAATGGCCCGAGGGTGGGTCAGTACATGCTTTGAGTATCGGTAAAACTAAACTGGGCCAGCGCTGGGCCAGATATGGCGATCATAACACTGGCAAAATAGCGGCAAGCCGGAAATGGTTCAGCACTGGCCTTGTTAAACTCTCCAACTGCCGGTACTGCCGTAACAAACCGGTTAAGTCCCGGAATTGGACCAgtacattcatgtttattgGGGTAGGACGGGGGGAGGAGGGGTCGCTAAACTGGTTTCGCATTCAGAGTATGGTCATCGATTCTGAATATTTCAGACTACTGgcggaaaaatgcataaaatagaagAGCTATTCAGAAACATAAAATGTGCATCAACAATGAAATTTTTGGGGAAGAGTGCCTGTgcctttcttcattttccttaaaaacaTACTCTGATACTACCATTTCATTTATCCTTTAGCTGTTTTTTCAGTCATCGAGGATTCTTTTTGTGCCTTGCGTGGTACAATTTTATTTGCGAGTAATTACAGTGTTCAAAAGTTAATGAAGTTAGTTGAAGGTATCTATAATATCAGTGAGATAAATTAATTTATCATCAGTATGTCCATCACCATGTTCTCGTGACTGGACAGTTTGTTATGGATTCAAAGCAAGCTAttgtaaaatctaaaacaaacaaacaaaaaaaaaacaaaaaaactgaccAGTGAATTTACAACATGATAATGACCATAACGTTTCACTTTTAATAACAGAAAAGATTTGTGCATGTAGAGATGCTACTACAGATAACGTCATAATCTTTGTGGAGAACAAGAGAAATACATGGCGTATGGGTACAAGACTTGATTAGGTGACAGGGCTTATCAGCCCTCACTATTAGGCCTACTATACATGCATTAGTTACTTCTAATCTTAACGCATCTTTTCATAACAACATAACTGATAACTGAGTTTATGTTTTTACTTTCGTCAAGAGGCAGTGttacaaagaaagaaaagctAAATTCAGATTGGtcaa
Proteins encoded in this region:
- the LOC135476365 gene encoding uncharacterized protein LOC135476365, translated to MQKDNHCAATDREILKAISAVQVSLDEVRKEVLSQRQLLNTMISKEASSGTIDVMDTFPIKSMEELDGMENKIEDKEIAKSLVNQLSLIGGSNLKEATRRVMSQTISHNVALNLNWAGRKGWKGQQTEPKRAFGGLRLCAAMKKAMLKNVAFKTTEDQVEREMMIWLRNACDRHGGRKRRAESQATVSVVTENSKIAEITENEL